One Salvia splendens isolate huo1 chromosome 1, SspV2, whole genome shotgun sequence genomic window, ggatgagcgggggtattcgccgcgacatatgcttcgtaagcggcacgatgttgttcgtagtattcttgttcttcgcgctccgcttccgccatgagatgagtgaaatccatttgatgttttgagtgaaggttgaatgtgttgatagtttgtataagaattatgaatgagagatgaatgagagatgaattgatgtgataaatgagtgatgaatgtgtgtatttatagatgattttgggaaaaaaaaataaaaaaaaaatcaaaaaaattcagaaaaaactggaaaaaaacggccatatttttgggatttggaaaatattttttttattttttagcattatttataattaaataccgattttttttttaaaaaaataaaaaaaatgtttaaacacaacggctatgccgttgacgaatgggagcgcgccacgtgtgcgtccgctggcacggacgtgctcgatacatcgagcagcgccgtgccagcggcgcgagcgcagcggcggcggatggcgtccgtacCAGcagcgcggacggcggtggcgacggacgccaccgctgcgcatgctctgaGGATGCAGTTCAAAGGCAAAGTACTTGAAGTTTTTTTATAACTTACATTTTCtatattcaaattattttataagggcatccacaatggaacgcccgatggcacgcccgatgcgtgccatcgtccgcgggcgccatcgtccgccccattgtgggtgcccgccatcgtccgcgccatacGCCCActcccgatgcatcgtccgcggttgaagcgcggacgatggcatatcgtccgcgccattgtgggctcggctgACGATGagctatcgtccgcgccatcgggtgccccattgcgggatcggcggacgatgccacacattttttatttttgtataaatacccctaccccaccttcatttgtaacgtttcattttcacgatttcactctcgaaactcacatttttattatttcgacGAAATGGATGCAAGTCCCAacagtccgatgtttgggggggcgcgttggccgggtacagaacccgacgaatatcgGCCGTTCGACGCCAATTcacagtacgatcccgaattcagcatGGAATCgtacaaggccctcaagaagtgtacggaccccgccgAAGCCGAAATTCTCctggggttgatcgatgagttgcgtcgaaagttgggaattgcgtagattggctaacttgaatcgtgtaacttttgtgtatttattaatGCAATATTCATCGGTTTTGGTTACTcgttgtgtttttaaattagtttgcattatatatttgaaaacatttaaattaattaacaaaacaatattaaaatatatagggcgcgccttaggccGCCCCATTGCATGtgggagggtaggaggataaaactgctgacgtggcgcgccatagggcgtcccattgtggatgcctaATGGATACAGCGAAGCTCTTCTTATTTTTCAAAGTCAATTAGATTTGTAGTTAAAAAATTTTGGTTAGTGTCCAGTAGAGATGATACGAGCCATGTTTGCGATTCTAAATCCAAGGAAAATATTGGGTGTGTTTTCACATTGAAGCTTCCTTATAAAAGGGACCCAAATTTCACAGTGATTCTTCAGTTAtcattaaataatattttgactttgCAGTAGTGGGAAAGATTCGTTGACTGTACTTTGAAGGAATTATTTAGTTTAACGCCACTATAATCATATTAGAAACGTTGTAATAGTTTTGGAAGTTTGtgcaaaattataattaaagaaCTCCACTAGCCTCTAATTTGACTCTAGGCAATGTTTTAATTAGTGTTAAGCTCTGAGAAATAAGTATGCGCAAAAATTAGAGCGATAAAGAATTATAgaccaaatataaatatacaaaacaTGGGATGGGTCTTTGATAATTTAGGGCTTATAATAATCAATAGATTAATAATTGTATAGTGACGGTGACGCATAATTTTGAATTGGTCTTTAGGGCATCCACGGCGGTTCGAATATCCCGGTGGACatctcaaaaacacctcatgtcacgtcataaggacttcccactgcattgccacgttataaggacttcccactgcacagtggcggacatcccgacggacttctcacattaataaaaattcgcaaattcaccaaattaaatcatttacggaattaaacaatttacggaattaaaatttatggAACGATTacagaataaaattttcattaaataaaaaaaagaaaggtacatttaaaaaaactaaaaaaagtacatttcaacaaataaaaatttcatctaTGATGAccagtatttatagaattttcgaaaaaaatataaaataatcgggacgtccgtggggtcaacgcaatggcggacgttcgCAATGACGTCGCGACGaacgtcccgggaacgccgcggaactccggtgtccgcagcggacgtccatatccgcgtcacctttgcacaattgcggacgtccgccgggacgggtgccattgtggatgctcttatgcccTAATAAGCGGTAAGTATGCAATATTCATGGATTCCCTAAATCTATCCTTATGATTATACTAATCAATTATCCATATTTTAGTGTCCTATTAGTGAGAACGAGATATTGGTGgatttaatttatcaaattcaaTCTAACCAACCCTCCTATAAGTCCAACATATTGAACATTAACTTTTGTAGTGCCATTGTTAAATATCAATCATTTGAAAGGGTAAATGGCCGAACTCATTCTTTTCAACTCCTACAATTCgaatatcttaattaataatagtcatTATCAAGAATTAATCAATCATGAGCGTAATTCAACCCATGAGTAAATCCACGAAATTTATGTAAAATTGATCAACTCTGTCCATCCAAATCTTATCTGTTGGGCATGAGTTTACATCCCGAAAATAACATTATCATGATGTTAGTGTTAGCTCAAGACTACGACTtatattctaaatttttttGACGCACAAAGAAACACGGTTTTAAACTTGCAATATTACTTCATCTTCATGCATCTTatcttaaattaatttaataaaacaaaaaagtcAGTTAAAGCACGTAGTCTTCACCATGGCGTCAATCCTTCCcacattaatttaataaattccCATAATTGATAATGACTTGCTAATTTTATTTGATACATAAGGTTAGCGTTGAATCGCCGGTATTCTTATTTCTTAATGTAGGCCCCATCCAAGCGATTTCAACCCCAGCTAGTACGCAATTGCTGAATAACTTTTTGGAGCCTCGTTGAATTTCTGAAAACACCAAAGTAcccttgaatattttaatagtcACCCTCATATGTGAAGGGTATTCATGTAAATGGCAACACAAGCCCCTAAATCGCCCATTCCTATATAAACAGCTCAGTACAAAATAATCATACGTACATCAAAATTAGTTCGACGCTTCACTCAAAGAATATGGCCTCACCGTCCACCACCACAGCCACGGCGGAGCAAGGCGGATTCTCCGATCTTCATCCCGATGTTATAAAGTCACACATCCTCAGCCGGCTGGACGGTCCAGCCCTGGCCTCCGCCGCTAGCTGCTCCCCCACCCTCCGCCGCCTCTCCGACGACGACAGCCTCTGGTTAAACATCTGCGAATCGACGTGGCCGTCCACCGCCACGTCACGGATGCGCCACCTCATCTCCTCTTTCCCCTGCAGCGGCCCCCGCGCATTCTTCTCCCACGCCTTTCCAATCGCGAGCAACGGAGGCAACCTATCCCGCAGTCAGTCCCCTCCGCCGCCGGAGCTGATCTCCGCCGTCGACGTGCACTACAAAAACGACCTAATTTTCACGAAAATTCAGGAGACCGAGACCGAGAGCGGGTGGTTCCGGTGCTCGCCTTTCAGAATCGACCTACTGGAGCCGAAAGACGTGGTTCCGACGGCGATCAAGCACCCGGAGGGGGACGAGGAGTGCAAGGAGATGATTGAGAACATGAATTTGAGCTGGATCCTGATCGACGCCGCGGGGCGGCGGGCGGCGAACCTCTCGTCGCAGCGGCCGGTGGCGGTGCAGCGGCACTGGCTGACCGGAGAGGTGCAGGCGCGGTACGCATCGATCCTGGCCGTGGACGGGGCGCACGTGCAGTGCGCGATCGTAGTGACGTGCGGCGGGGCGGAGAGCGGGGAGATGCAGGTGAGGGAGGTGAGTTTGGAGATGGAGGACATGGATGGAACGCATTTGAATGGGAAGGACAGTTTGGTCTTTTTGCAAGGGGCGTTGGAGGGTAGAAAAGGAACGGGCCGGAATAGGGTGGAGGAGGGTCAGAGAAGGTACGCTGAATTTGtcgagatgaagagagagaggaaggagaGAAAGCAGAGGACAGAGGGGGCATTAGATGTGTTCTGCGTCGCGTTTGGGGTTTCGATTTTTGTTGCTCTTTGCTGttttctttttaactaaaaattCATATACTCCTGCACACTATTTGGTGGGACAAAGAGTAATTATATGATTTTGAAGGGGAAGCTCGGAATTAGGTGAAGATTGATACTGTAAACTGTAAACAGATTATTTgattataaaaattatcaaatataCGAGATTTTTTTTCATTGAAGTGCAATACCAATCCTAATCTCACTATACGACAAACGGATTCCGTCCGTTTCCTCTATTATTTCGTCTTCATTTGGTATTACAAAGCAATGATAGATTTTGTTAGTACATGTTAATGTTGTGTCGAACGTTGATATTGTTTacatttttatagtactccctccatctcactTTAGGACtcccggtttaccattttttggGTATCCCATTTTAGAAGTTCcggttggaatattccataaatggtattaggccacacattccactaacctttttacactcacattttattataaaactaatactccctccgacctatgttactcgcacttttcattttaagccgtaaatttgggattgattttttagtgtaattaaattagaattttaagtgtaatgagacattacttaataaaggagctcttaaacttaaactaacatattaattaaatgcattaattctaacttaaactataaatagtgtaaggagtttgtgacgagccgaaaagtaacagtgcaagtaacatgggacggagggagtaaaaaaaaGTAGGACTCGCATTCCACTATCGTTTTTCActaactttcctttacatttcttaaaacccgtgccgaactcaactgggactcctaaagtgggacgaagggagtactaatttCTTTTTCATACTGAAGTGTGCAATATTTTGgggaattatttttttttttttatgaagaagCAAAATGCTCAAACTATTGAAGATAGTGAGCTAAAGTTCAATAGAGCAACTAATAACAATCtgcaacaaaataaaaatacaaaacccCCACAAGAATAAGTGAGACTGGGGGCACCCTGACAACCAAGACATGTTGAAGGAAGATGAGAAGAGCTAAACAACCAAGTGATAACAGAAATCAACAACCACCCAAAGCCAAAAACCTCCCGAGCTCGCACTTTCTCTAGATGAAGAGAACATACCTGTGAACACATGCTCGCCACCTTGTGATTCATGTGTCTTGCCATTCTCTAATGTCTTTCAAATTTTCAACCATTTGTCCTGGTGGAAAGAAAAAGTTTGCGCTCCAGCCACGTATCCAAGTTCCAAGACCACAACAACCTTTTTCCTCGAACTCCCAATTTGGTTTGGAACCATGGAATGTGATCTTGTTCCTGATATCTCAAATAGACCTAGAAATGACATAGAATATGTGAAGAGAACAAATGTGTAAATCGACGCAGGGTTTAACGTGGTTCGATCCACAATCGGATCTACATCCACGGAGGAAGATGGTGATGATTTTATTGAAGAGACAAAAAGGAGAAAGCAATTACAATACACGCACACTCGCTACAGTAGTCGGAGAAGACACTACTCGATCCAGCTAGCTAAAGAATTACAAAGTGTATTCACTCCTCTAAAACTCTCTCTCTGATTCAGATTGAATTCAGCcgaaaaattgaagaagaagagagttGGTTATGAGCTTTAACCGATCCTCGAACTGTTTCAACGGCTAGTTCCAAGTTTTAGCTAAAACTTGGGCCTTCGAGAATTGGGCCGCGAATTAACCTTCTGGGCCCGGTTGGTTGATCCAGACACGCTTAacccaacaaatctccaccttggctgAATCTACCAACAAGCACCTCCACCTTCACTCAAGTTTACTCATCTCCTAGCTGTCAAATTAACTAAGCTTAAGCAATGCTCAAACTTAGCACTTGGTAGTGGTTTAGTCATCATGTCAGCCGCATTCTCAGAGGTGTGGACCTTCTTGATTGCCACCATACCTCTGCTCACttcatccctcacaaaatgAAGTTTGATATCAATGTGTTTACTCTTCACATGGAAAGTCTGATGCTTGGCCAGGCTGATGGCACTATTGCTGTCACACAAGATGGTTACAGCCTTCTGCACCACACCAAAATCCTCCAATATTCCCTTAAGCCACTTAGCTTCCTTAACTGCTTCTGTTAAGGAGATATACTCTGCCTCCGTTGTAGAGAGAGCTACTACAGATTGGAGATTGGACTTCCAACTGATTGCTGTGCCAAAAAGCTTAAAGATATAGGCAGATTGGGACTTTCTACTATCAACATTTGCAGCATAATCTGCATCACAGTAGCCTATGAGCTCATCCTCACCATCTGCTGTGCAGAATAACAATCCCAAATCTTGTGTGCCCACCAAATACTTCATTATCCACTTTAGAGCCTGTCAATGGGTGCCACCTGGATCTGCCATGTACCTGCTGGTGAGACTTATGGCATGTGATAGATCAGGCCGAGTACACAACATCATGTACATAATACTTCCTACAATACTTGCATAAGGCACCCTAGACATCAGTTTTCTCTCTTGATCATTTGCAGGTTTCTGACTGACAGATAGCTTGAAATGTGGACTTGTTGGAGTTGATACCTTTCTAGAGTCACTCATTTGGAATTTGATCAACATCTTCTTGATATAACTATGTTGCATCAGCCATAGTTTCTTGGCAGATCTGTCCCTTATGATATCCATGCCAAGAATTCTTTTTGCATtgcccaagtccttcatttcaaaagcTTATTCCAAGTCTTCTTTTACTTGTTTAATATCTGACTTGCTGGGACCAGCAACAAGCATATCATCCACGTAGAGCAACAAATAAGCAATTGCTTTACCTCCTTTGTATCTTATGTAAACACAGCTGTCAAATGCAGACTTCTTAAAACCAAGTTTCTCCATCTGTCTGTCAAAAGTTAAATACCACTGACGGCTGCTCTGTTTTAGTCCATAGAGGCTTCTCTTTAGACAGCAGACTTTGTCTTCATCTCCCTGCTTAATGAATCCTTGTGGCTGCTCCATGTAGATGGTTTCTTCTAATTCACCATGTAAAAAGGTTGTCTTTACATCTAGCTGTTGCAGATCCCAATCCCTCCTAGCCACTATGGCCATGAGGATCCTTATTGAGGTGTGTTTCACCACAGGGGAAAACACCTCAGTGTAGTCAATCCCCTCCTCCTGTGTGAAACCCCTTGCCACCAAACGAGCCTTGTACCTGATGCTATCATTCTCAGAGgcctccaccttcttcttgtaaatccatttgcaaGAAATGGGCCTTTGTTGAATTTGTGATCTGAGGACTAGGATCCAGGTCTTATTCCTGATTAGAGAATCTATCTCATCCTCCATAGCCTTGATCCACTTCTCTTTATCCTTACTACCAATAGCTTCTTTGTAGTTGCTAGGTTCTGAAATCTCCAACTCCTCTGCAACACATAGTGCATAATACACAAAATTTGCATCCCCATATCTGGTTGGTGGTCTAATATCTCTTCTGGTCCTATCTCTGGCCAGAACGTATTGCTGAGTTTGTGGCTCTGGATGCAAATCAGTAGGTTGCTCTACCTCTTCATCAGAGGACACCAACTGCCCCCTGAGGTCAGTATTATCTGAACCTTCATTTCTTTGCTCATGCTGCTCAAAAGTGATTCCAGTAGGTGCTGCAGTAGTCTCTGTCTGCTGAGTGGTCTTGAATGGCATGATTGATTCATCAAAAATGACATCTCGGCTAATGATGACCTTTTGATTACCTTCTTCTATACACCAAAGTCTGTATGCTTTAGAACCATCTTGATAGCCAAGGAAAATGCATCTTTGTGCTCTAGGTTCAAGCTTTCCTTGTCTTATGTGAGCATAAGCTCTACAACCAAAAATTCTGAGCTTCTCATAACCCCCTTGACTTCCAAACCATCTGCTATCCGgagtatcaaaaccaatagCTGAGCAAGGACATTTGTTGATCAACTTTACTGCGGTGGAGACAGCTTCTGCCCAGAATTTCTTAGGCATCCCAGATTCAAATAGCATGCATCTTACTCTCTCGAGGAgagtcctattcattctctccGCGGttccattttgatgtggattcCCCGGAGCTGTCCTATGCCTTCTCACCACTTTTTGTTTACAGAAAGTGTCAAACTCTCCTGACAGGAACTCTAGCCCGTTGTCTGTCCTCAGGCACTTCAAACCATGGCCTTTCTCTACCTGAGCAGCCTTATACCAAGTACTGAACTTATCAAACGTGtctgatttttcttttaaaacCCAGACCCAAACCTTTCTGCTGTAATCATCAACAATACTCAGGAAGTATCTGCCACCACCTATGGAATTAACCGGGCTAAGACCCCATAAATCAGAGTGGCAGTAGTCCAGGGGCCTGGTGGAGTTGTGTTTTCCTGAGCCATAAGGTAATTTCTTTC contains:
- the LOC121798620 gene encoding probable F-box protein At2g36090 codes for the protein MASPSTTTATAEQGGFSDLHPDVIKSHILSRLDGPALASAASCSPTLRRLSDDDSLWLNICESTWPSTATSRMRHLISSFPCSGPRAFFSHAFPIASNGGNLSRSQSPPPPELISAVDVHYKNDLIFTKIQETETESGWFRCSPFRIDLLEPKDVVPTAIKHPEGDEECKEMIENMNLSWILIDAAGRRAANLSSQRPVAVQRHWLTGEVQARYASILAVDGAHVQCAIVVTCGGAESGEMQVREVSLEMEDMDGTHLNGKDSLVFLQGALEGRKGTGRNRVEEGQRRYAEFVEMKRERKERKQRTEGALDVFCVAFGVSIFVALCCFLFN